A stretch of Shewanella dokdonensis DNA encodes these proteins:
- a CDS encoding DUF2956 domain-containing protein, whose amino-acid sequence MPSKTPVSAETQEQALQIARATQKPGQTKEQTRLIAQGIEKGIAEYKKQQKAKARERDKLAKKLRATKTPMTETANPTTMVMTSSTSKAWLPWLLLLLSWLVFTASWLL is encoded by the coding sequence ATGCCGAGTAAAACGCCCGTGTCTGCCGAAACTCAGGAGCAGGCATTACAGATCGCCCGAGCCACCCAAAAACCCGGTCAGACCAAAGAACAAACCCGGCTGATTGCCCAAGGGATTGAAAAAGGCATTGCCGAATACAAGAAGCAACAGAAAGCCAAAGCGAGAGAACGCGATAAACTGGCCAAAAAACTGCGCGCCACTAAAACACCGATGACCGAAACGGCTAACCCAACAACAATGGTAATGACAAGTTCCACATCGAAAGCATGGCTGCCGTGGTTATTACTGTTACTGAGTTGGTTAGTTTTTACCGCTAGTTGGCTGCTTTAA
- a CDS encoding winged helix-turn-helix domain-containing protein, which yields MLQPEHVTKQQIAFLRKLYLAHLIDDQQHNLLSLQKQTGMPRRTLQDAIAAFSDIGISVEFIQDGGRNNAGHYHIKTWGPINSAWVGTHLTQIELILQLPKA from the coding sequence ATGTTGCAACCTGAGCATGTCACCAAACAGCAAATCGCGTTTTTGCGGAAGCTTTATCTGGCCCATCTGATTGATGACCAGCAACACAATCTGTTGTCTTTGCAAAAACAGACAGGTATGCCGCGGCGTACCTTGCAAGATGCCATTGCGGCATTCAGCGATATCGGCATTAGCGTCGAATTTATTCAAGATGGCGGCCGCAATAATGCCGGACACTATCACATCAAAACCTGGGGGCCGATAAACAGTGCCTGGGTTGGCACCCACTTAACTCAGATAGAATTGATATTGCAGTTACCAAAGGCTTAA
- a CDS encoding universal stress protein, with amino-acid sequence MRDKDILWPTDFSDTASHALRYAIDMANHYQVGLRILHVVDQPVADASYQLLIVTPEELAQSMEKAAADSMHKLLAQLDTSLHVETIIRRGDPVEEILTEAKDADVGMIVLASHGRSGLSHFLNTNVSEEIANKSTCPVLVVK; translated from the coding sequence ATGCGCGACAAAGATATCCTGTGGCCGACAGATTTTTCTGATACGGCATCGCATGCACTCAGATATGCTATTGATATGGCAAACCATTACCAAGTGGGATTACGTATTCTGCACGTAGTGGATCAGCCCGTTGCTGATGCCAGTTATCAATTGCTGATCGTGACACCGGAAGAGTTAGCACAGAGCATGGAAAAAGCGGCAGCAGACAGTATGCATAAGTTGCTGGCGCAGTTAGACACTTCCCTGCATGTGGAAACTATTATCCGTCGCGGTGATCCGGTGGAAGAAATTCTCACCGAAGCCAAAGATGCCGATGTCGGCATGATAGTGCTCGCAAGTCACGGGCGTAGTGGTTTGAGCCACTTCCTCAATACCAATGTGTCTGAGGAAATCGCCAATAAGTCTACCTGTCCGGTACTTGTGGTGAAATAG
- a CDS encoding coniferyl aldehyde dehydrogenase: MEPSITEALPQLLQRQQQAFLAQPDPELAQRLATLQALKRALLSTYPQLLSAMSRDFGHRSDYDSLLADVLPVLNYLKYCQRNLRRWMRPQRRHSGLLLAPSNIKVHYQPKGVCGIIVPWNFPVMLSLSPLISALAAGNRVMLKLSEFTPQTNQILRQLLAQAFDETQVAVIEGDAKIAAAFAALPFDHLLFTGATSIGKSVMQAAANNLTPVTLELGGKSPAIIADDMPLAVAVERLLYGKTLNAGQTCVAPDYILCPQHKVAEFVRQWQTAFQQMYPDFAHNTDYSFIINDRHQQRLLGLLDDATAKGATGVPASGDLENFKQQRQWPTILLTGVTDDMSVMQQEIFGPLLPIIGYQTVEQALDYIRQRPRPLALYLLTFDPQLQQQLLQQTHSGGVCINDSLYHVAADDAPFGGVGSSGMGHYHGVEGFREFSHARTVLAKGRLNPAKLMQPPYRRWWQKLLLRYLLR, encoded by the coding sequence ATGGAACCATCAATTACTGAGGCGTTACCGCAACTACTACAACGTCAACAACAGGCGTTTCTGGCACAGCCTGATCCTGAGCTGGCACAGCGCCTCGCGACATTGCAAGCGCTAAAGCGGGCGTTACTTAGCACTTACCCACAACTGCTGAGCGCCATGAGCCGTGATTTTGGTCATCGCAGTGACTACGACAGTCTGCTGGCAGACGTGTTACCTGTGCTCAATTATCTTAAGTATTGTCAGCGCAACCTGCGCCGCTGGATGCGGCCACAACGACGTCACAGCGGCCTGTTGCTTGCGCCCAGTAACATCAAGGTTCACTACCAACCTAAAGGCGTATGCGGCATTATCGTTCCCTGGAACTTTCCTGTGATGCTATCACTCAGCCCGCTGATCAGTGCCTTGGCCGCCGGTAACCGGGTCATGTTGAAGCTGTCGGAGTTTACACCGCAAACCAACCAAATTTTGCGGCAACTGCTGGCGCAGGCGTTTGATGAAACCCAGGTAGCGGTAATCGAAGGAGATGCCAAAATCGCGGCGGCTTTTGCGGCGCTACCGTTCGATCATCTGCTGTTTACTGGGGCAACGAGTATTGGCAAGTCGGTAATGCAAGCTGCCGCCAACAATCTGACCCCGGTGACACTGGAATTGGGAGGAAAATCCCCCGCCATCATTGCCGATGACATGCCGCTAGCGGTAGCGGTTGAACGATTGTTGTATGGCAAAACCCTCAATGCCGGGCAAACTTGTGTCGCACCGGATTACATTCTCTGCCCACAACACAAAGTGGCCGAGTTTGTCCGGCAGTGGCAAACCGCCTTCCAGCAGATGTACCCCGATTTTGCTCACAACACAGATTACAGCTTTATTATCAATGACCGTCACCAACAACGATTGCTAGGGCTGCTCGACGATGCCACAGCCAAAGGTGCCACAGGTGTTCCTGCATCGGGCGACCTCGAAAACTTCAAGCAACAACGCCAATGGCCCACTATTTTGCTCACGGGCGTGACTGATGACATGAGCGTTATGCAACAGGAGATTTTTGGTCCACTACTTCCCATCATCGGTTACCAAACGGTGGAGCAAGCTCTGGATTATATTCGACAAAGGCCAAGACCATTGGCGCTGTACCTGCTGACATTTGACCCACAATTACAGCAACAGCTATTGCAGCAGACCCATTCTGGAGGCGTATGTATTAACGATTCGCTTTATCACGTGGCCGCGGATGATGCCCCGTTTGGCGGCGTTGGCTCTTCGGGGATGGGACATTATCACGGCGTTGAAGGATTCCGGGAGTTCAGCCATGCCCGTACTGTATTAGCTAAAGGACGACTCAATCCAGCAAAATTGATGCAACCACCCTATCGCCGTTGGTGGCAAAAATTACTACTCAGATATTTGTTGCGCTGA